Proteins encoded together in one Streptomyces sp. NA04227 window:
- the pabB gene encoding aminodeoxychorismate synthase component I, translated as MRALLMDNYDSYTYNLFQLLAEVYGKEPTVMVNDDAAWAKLDPSAFDCVVISPGPGRPQRPSDLGFCQDILERWQDVPVLGVCLGHQAIAHHYGGRVATGVPRHGHLTRVRHGGEDLFDGLPQNFTAVRYHSLRVTEPLPRTLRATAWAEDGTVMGLRHETLPRWGLQFHPESVASEWGAQLLRNFAELMGGHYVPPPPEDTRFASPPPEHTRWACPSEDAPASPLDLSVEVVERAVDTPAAFTTLFSKSEYAFWLDSSAPGVGGARFSFLGDDSGPLAETLTYRTGNGAVTVRDATGERTEDGTVFEVLQERLRTRAVPPTDLPFDLNGGYVGYFGYELKAECGSPNVHRAETPDAVWMFADRFVAVDHEQGRTYVLALSGPGADELANARAWAAQTAREVRSLPGPAADRTPGPEAMPAHGPVLARGRDAYLDDIEDCLEQLRGGESYEICLTNRLRLPALADPLGYHLLLRRLNPAPYGAFLRLGPVGVVCSSPERFLRIDRDGTVESKPIKGTAPRGADPVSDEELRRSLAASAKTRAENLMIVDLLRNDLGRVCEVGSVDVPAYMVTESYATVHQLVTTVRGRLRREVDPVACVRACFPGGSMTGAPKRRTMAIIDRLEQDARGIYSGTIGYFGLSGGADLNIVIRTAVTSPAGTVIGAGGAIVLDSDPADEFDEVLLKGRALVRAHALHSAMETNSTPDGASS; from the coding sequence ATGCGTGCGCTGCTGATGGACAACTACGACTCCTACACCTACAACCTGTTCCAGCTCCTCGCCGAGGTGTACGGCAAGGAGCCGACCGTCATGGTCAACGACGACGCGGCATGGGCGAAACTGGACCCTTCGGCGTTCGACTGCGTGGTCATCTCACCCGGCCCGGGGCGCCCCCAGCGCCCGTCCGACCTCGGCTTCTGCCAGGACATCCTGGAACGCTGGCAGGACGTGCCGGTCCTCGGTGTGTGCCTGGGCCACCAGGCGATCGCCCACCACTACGGCGGACGGGTGGCCACCGGAGTCCCCCGGCACGGTCACCTCACCCGGGTCCGGCACGGTGGCGAGGACCTGTTCGACGGCCTGCCCCAGAACTTCACCGCCGTGCGCTACCACTCGCTACGGGTCACCGAACCGCTGCCGCGCACCCTGCGGGCCACCGCCTGGGCGGAGGACGGGACGGTCATGGGACTGCGGCACGAGACCCTGCCCCGGTGGGGTCTGCAGTTCCACCCGGAATCCGTCGCGAGCGAGTGGGGCGCCCAACTGCTGCGCAACTTCGCGGAGTTGATGGGCGGCCATTATGTCCCGCCGCCACCGGAGGACACCCGGTTTGCCTCCCCGCCGCCGGAGCACACCCGCTGGGCCTGTCCGTCCGAGGACGCCCCGGCGTCCCCACTCGACCTGTCCGTCGAGGTCGTCGAGCGGGCGGTGGACACCCCGGCTGCCTTCACCACACTCTTCTCGAAGAGCGAGTACGCCTTCTGGCTCGACAGCAGCGCACCCGGCGTCGGCGGCGCCCGGTTCTCCTTCCTCGGCGACGACTCCGGTCCCCTCGCGGAGACATTGACGTACCGGACCGGGAACGGCGCGGTGACGGTCCGCGACGCCACCGGTGAACGGACCGAGGACGGCACTGTCTTCGAGGTGCTCCAGGAACGGCTCCGCACCCGTGCCGTCCCCCCGACGGACCTGCCTTTCGATCTGAACGGCGGCTACGTCGGCTACTTCGGGTACGAGCTCAAGGCCGAGTGCGGGAGTCCGAACGTCCACCGGGCCGAGACACCGGACGCGGTGTGGATGTTCGCCGACCGGTTTGTCGCGGTGGACCACGAGCAGGGGCGCACCTACGTCCTGGCCCTGAGCGGCCCGGGCGCGGACGAACTCGCCAACGCCCGCGCCTGGGCGGCACAGACGGCACGAGAGGTCCGCTCCCTGCCCGGCCCCGCGGCCGACCGCACCCCCGGTCCGGAAGCAATGCCGGCGCACGGGCCGGTCCTCGCCCGTGGACGGGACGCATACCTCGACGACATCGAGGACTGCCTCGAACAGCTGCGCGGCGGCGAGAGTTACGAGATCTGCCTGACCAACCGGCTGCGGCTCCCGGCCCTGGCGGACCCCCTCGGGTACCACCTGCTGCTCCGGCGCCTCAACCCCGCTCCGTACGGCGCCTTTCTGCGGCTCGGCCCCGTCGGCGTGGTCTGCTCGTCGCCGGAGCGGTTCCTGCGTATCGACCGCGACGGAACCGTCGAGAGCAAGCCGATCAAGGGGACGGCGCCCCGTGGCGCGGACCCGGTCAGCGACGAGGAACTGCGCCGCTCGCTGGCGGCATCGGCCAAGACCCGCGCCGAGAACCTCATGATCGTCGACCTGCTCCGCAACGACCTGGGCCGGGTGTGCGAGGTGGGGTCCGTCGACGTGCCCGCGTACATGGTGACCGAGTCGTATGCGACGGTGCACCAGCTGGTCACGACGGTCCGTGGTCGGCTGCGACGCGAGGTGGACCCGGTTGCCTGCGTCCGGGCGTGCTTTCCCGGCGGCTCGATGACGGGTGCGCCCAAGCGCCGGACGATGGCGATCATCGACCGTCTGGAGCAGGACGCGCGGGGCATCTACTCCGGCACCATCGGCTACTTCGGGCTCTCCGGCGGCGCGGACCTCAACATCGTGATCCGCACGGCGGTGACTTCACCGGCGGGCACGGTGATCGGCGCGGGCGGCGCGATCGTCCTCGACTCGGACCCCGCCGACGAGTTCGACGAAGTGCTCCTCAAGGGCCGCGCGCTGGTGCGGGCACATGCCCTGCACTCCGCGATGGAGACGAACTCGACGCCGGATGGGGCGAGTTCCTGA
- a CDS encoding cytochrome P450: MSTVAEPGMSWQNLPFLDITVPDFAWDSPEVAEARERSWAATTPLGLLVLRYAESHSLSRDARLVSGFRDVVDMVGPSDGLVRDFMRDFMQSLEGPDHRRLRGLVSHAFTARRITALRPFIRATAERLADELADGGGERDFVEAFADPLPAAVVCELLGFPPADHAVVGRWCKNTNLVLALGPDQSRVGEVEEGLAGMYDYFETVIQERKANLGDDLFSDILRAQQQDGALDDRELRTLIATLLVAGYQTTSHQLGHSMVAFAAHPEQWPLLRERPELVPQAVEEVLRWCPTTTVVATKSAAEDFVVNDLPIQAGTPVWLCAHSAQRDPLVFKRGDEFDITVQREASPLAFGGGAHYCLGAALARVELADAFEALAARLGPPEIAGPITWRPSTGVSGPDVLPLRFAPLSEPDPARSAGS; the protein is encoded by the coding sequence ATGTCGACCGTCGCAGAGCCCGGGATGTCGTGGCAGAACCTGCCGTTCCTGGACATCACCGTGCCGGATTTCGCATGGGACTCTCCCGAGGTGGCCGAGGCCAGAGAGCGCTCCTGGGCCGCCACCACCCCGCTGGGACTCCTCGTGCTGCGCTATGCGGAGTCCCACAGCCTGTCCCGCGACGCGCGGCTGGTGTCGGGCTTTCGCGATGTGGTGGACATGGTCGGGCCCTCCGACGGGCTGGTGCGCGACTTCATGCGCGACTTCATGCAGAGCCTGGAGGGCCCCGACCACCGCCGTCTGCGCGGCCTGGTGAGCCACGCCTTCACGGCGCGCCGCATCACCGCGCTCCGGCCGTTCATCCGAGCCACCGCGGAACGCCTCGCCGACGAACTGGCGGACGGCGGCGGAGAGCGCGACTTCGTGGAGGCGTTCGCCGACCCGCTGCCCGCGGCCGTGGTCTGCGAACTGCTCGGCTTTCCCCCGGCGGACCACGCCGTCGTCGGCCGCTGGTGCAAGAACACCAACCTGGTCCTCGCCCTCGGCCCCGACCAGAGCAGGGTCGGGGAGGTCGAGGAAGGCCTGGCGGGGATGTACGACTACTTCGAGACCGTGATCCAGGAGCGCAAGGCGAACCTCGGCGACGACCTGTTCTCCGACATCCTCCGAGCCCAGCAGCAGGACGGCGCGCTGGACGACCGCGAACTGCGCACGCTGATCGCGACCCTGCTGGTCGCCGGGTACCAGACCACCAGTCACCAACTCGGCCACTCCATGGTGGCGTTCGCGGCGCACCCGGAGCAGTGGCCGCTGCTGCGCGAGCGGCCGGAACTGGTTCCGCAGGCGGTGGAGGAAGTGCTGCGCTGGTGCCCCACGACGACGGTGGTGGCCACCAAGTCCGCGGCCGAGGACTTCGTCGTCAACGACCTCCCGATCCAGGCCGGAACCCCCGTGTGGCTGTGCGCACACTCGGCGCAGCGCGACCCCCTGGTGTTCAAGCGGGGCGACGAGTTCGACATCACCGTGCAGCGGGAGGCGTCCCCGCTGGCCTTCGGCGGCGGTGCGCACTACTGCCTGGGCGCGGCGCTGGCCCGCGTCGAACTCGCCGACGCCTTCGAGGCGCTCGCCGCCCGGCTCGGCCCGCCCGAGATCGCGGGACCGATCACCTGGCGGCCCTCCACCGGCGTCTCGGGCCCGGACGTCCTGCCGCTGCGCTTCGCACCTTTGTCGGAGCCCGACCCCGCCCGGTCCGCGGGCTCATGA